The following are encoded together in the Xanthomonas vesicatoria ATCC 35937 genome:
- a CDS encoding histidine phosphatase family protein, with protein MSAQITLLRHGDTGQRSYRGQLDDPLTELGWQQLRAATAEGEWDVVVSSTLQRCKAFATELAGARGLVLQLDARLREYHFGRWQGVPVADIDRDEGEALGRFWSDPLRYPPPQAEPFEAFCARLAAALDAVVATYPARRVLVVTHGGAIRAMRCMVAGGGFGRMTELAVSHASLHPLAWPPADGVAAALPSLPSLPAASSQSVQHAG; from the coding sequence ATGAGCGCGCAGATCACCTTGTTGCGGCATGGCGACACCGGCCAGCGCAGCTATCGCGGCCAGCTCGACGACCCGCTCACCGAGCTGGGTTGGCAGCAATTGCGCGCAGCCACCGCGGAGGGCGAATGGGATGTGGTGGTGTCGTCCACCTTGCAGCGCTGCAAGGCCTTCGCCACCGAACTGGCCGGCGCGCGTGGGTTGGTGCTGCAACTGGACGCGCGGTTGCGCGAATATCACTTCGGCCGCTGGCAAGGCGTGCCGGTGGCTGATATCGATCGCGACGAAGGCGAGGCGCTCGGCCGCTTCTGGTCCGACCCGCTGCGCTATCCGCCGCCGCAGGCCGAGCCCTTCGAGGCGTTCTGTGCGCGGCTCGCTGCGGCGCTGGATGCGGTGGTCGCCACCTACCCGGCGCGCCGCGTGCTGGTGGTCACCCATGGCGGCGCCATCCGTGCCATGCGGTGCATGGTGGCCGGCGGCGGATTCGGCCGCATGACCGAACTGGCGGTGTCGCACGCCTCGCTGCATCCGCTGGCCTGGCCACCGGCCGACGGCGTCGCCGCAGCGCTGCCGTCGCTGCCGTCGCTGCCGGCAGCATCGTCGCAGTCGGTACAGCACGCGGGATGA
- the cobT gene encoding nicotinate-nucleotide--dimethylbenzimidazole phosphoribosyltransferase: MSSDWIFAACAVPDARARAAALARQEQLTKPPGALGRLEQLAVQLAAWQRNEQPTVQRVWIAVYAADHGVAAEGVSAFPQAVTGEMVRNFARGGAAIAVLARELGARLEVVNLGVVNDPGELPRVRRAWIAPSSANICEQPAMTPGQLRDALAAGAQSIAQAKSCDTQLFVGGEMGIGNTTAAAALGCALLSQFPQAMAGAGTGLDAEGIAHKATVISRALALHADAATPLERLRQLGGFEIAALVGAYIAAAQAGIPVLVDGFITTAAALVATRLNPGVREWLLFGHRSQERGHAALLRALDAEPLLQLDLRLGEASGAAVAIPLLRSACALHNGMATFAEAGVSDA; this comes from the coding sequence GTGAGTAGCGACTGGATCTTTGCCGCATGTGCCGTGCCGGATGCGCGCGCGCGCGCGGCTGCGTTGGCACGGCAGGAACAACTGACCAAGCCGCCTGGCGCCTTGGGCCGGCTGGAGCAGCTGGCTGTACAGCTGGCGGCCTGGCAACGCAACGAACAGCCGACCGTGCAGCGCGTGTGGATTGCGGTGTACGCCGCCGATCATGGCGTTGCCGCCGAGGGCGTGTCGGCGTTTCCGCAGGCGGTCACCGGCGAGATGGTGCGCAACTTCGCACGTGGCGGTGCGGCCATTGCAGTGCTGGCGCGCGAACTGGGCGCGCGCCTGGAAGTGGTGAATCTGGGCGTGGTCAACGACCCCGGCGAGTTGCCGCGCGTGCGTCGCGCCTGGATCGCCCCTTCCAGCGCGAACATCTGTGAGCAGCCGGCGATGACACCGGGCCAGTTGCGCGACGCCCTGGCCGCCGGCGCGCAAAGCATCGCGCAGGCCAAGAGTTGTGACACGCAACTGTTCGTCGGCGGCGAGATGGGCATCGGCAACACCACTGCCGCCGCTGCGCTGGGCTGCGCGCTGTTGTCGCAGTTTCCGCAGGCGATGGCCGGCGCCGGCACCGGCCTGGACGCCGAGGGCATCGCGCACAAGGCGACGGTGATCAGCCGCGCGTTGGCGCTGCACGCCGATGCCGCCACCCCATTGGAACGGCTACGCCAGCTCGGGGGGTTTGAGATCGCCGCCCTGGTCGGCGCGTATATCGCCGCCGCGCAGGCCGGCATTCCGGTGCTGGTGGATGGCTTCATCACCACCGCTGCGGCGCTGGTGGCCACCCGTCTGAATCCCGGCGTGCGCGAATGGCTGTTGTTCGGCCACCGCTCGCAGGAGCGCGGGCATGCCGCGTTGTTGCGCGCCCTGGATGCCGAGCCGCTGCTGCAACTGGATCTGCGCCTGGGCGAAGCCAGCGGCGCGGCGGTGGCAATTCCCTTGCTGCGCAGCGCCTGCGCGTTGCACAACGGCATGGCCACCTTTGCCGAAGCGGGAGTGTCCGACGCATGA
- a CDS encoding adenosylcobinamide-GDP ribazoletransferase: MIDGLLAAIGFLTRIPVPGAVFARPGTQARSLPWYPAVGLLLGALLCGLAWCLRDVAPLLGAALLLSAWTWLTGALHLDGLADMTDAWVGGMGDRARTLAIMKDPASGPMAVTAVVLVLLLKCAALASLQAQAPATLWLAPLLARSALVAAFLSTPYVRAGGLGSALLDAPRAGLWVALVAGTAVCSVAGLAIAALCVGIAALMFALWRHACLQRLGGMTGDTCGALVELTETAVLVTLALWSG, encoded by the coding sequence ATGATCGATGGATTGCTCGCGGCGATCGGCTTCCTGACCCGCATTCCGGTGCCCGGCGCGGTGTTCGCCCGGCCGGGGACGCAAGCGCGTTCGTTGCCCTGGTACCCCGCGGTCGGCCTGCTGCTCGGTGCGCTGCTATGCGGCCTGGCGTGGTGCCTGCGCGACGTCGCGCCGTTGCTGGGCGCGGCGTTGCTGCTGAGCGCATGGACCTGGCTGACCGGCGCCCTGCACCTGGACGGGCTGGCCGACATGACCGACGCCTGGGTCGGCGGCATGGGCGACCGCGCACGCACGCTGGCGATCATGAAGGACCCCGCCAGCGGCCCGATGGCAGTCACCGCAGTGGTGCTGGTGTTGCTGCTCAAATGCGCCGCGCTGGCCAGCCTGCAGGCGCAGGCGCCGGCCACGCTATGGCTGGCGCCGCTACTGGCGCGCAGCGCGCTGGTTGCCGCGTTCCTGAGTACGCCGTATGTGCGCGCCGGCGGGCTTGGCAGCGCGCTGTTGGACGCACCACGGGCGGGCTTGTGGGTGGCGCTGGTCGCCGGTACCGCAGTGTGCAGCGTCGCCGGGCTGGCGATCGCGGCGTTGTGCGTCGGCATCGCCGCACTGATGTTCGCCCTCTGGCGCCACGCCTGCCTGCAGCGTCTTGGCGGCATGACCGGCGATACCTGCGGCGCATTGGTGGAACTGACCGAAACTGCCGTGCTGGTGACGCTGGCGCTGTGGTCGGGTTGA
- a CDS encoding AraC family transcriptional regulator: MQTADSAGISWQRGVERVVAHLQSVVRSGAALPDLAELAAIAHQSPYHFHRVYRALTGEPVGQTVARLRLSQALHLLGRSDVSVTDVALAVGYQTPQALARACRSALQASPSLLRATPALRANKLQQLSAPPSGAQVASAPLAVSVQTLEPFELVVLRKRGAFDDLDRGFGRIVAWAARAGLVDSLQCLAGLPLSDHRDVPAHMHLFECGVGFEAAATPAAPLQLRRLDGGPHAVLRHIGTYAGLEDALDQLLAAWLPGSGYLLRDTPLHYLYLDDPEETPEAILRADIRVPVVAIEKRG, from the coding sequence ATGCAAACAGCAGACTCAGCCGGGATCAGTTGGCAACGCGGTGTGGAGCGTGTGGTTGCGCATCTGCAAAGCGTCGTACGCAGCGGCGCCGCACTGCCGGATCTGGCCGAACTGGCCGCCATCGCGCATCAGTCGCCGTATCACTTTCATCGAGTCTATCGTGCGCTCACCGGTGAGCCGGTGGGGCAGACGGTTGCGCGGCTGCGGTTGAGCCAGGCCCTGCATCTGCTGGGGCGCAGCGATGTATCGGTGACCGACGTCGCGCTGGCGGTGGGCTATCAGACACCGCAGGCCCTGGCCCGTGCCTGCCGCTCTGCCTTGCAGGCCAGCCCCAGCCTCCTGCGCGCTACACCGGCACTGCGTGCCAACAAGTTGCAGCAGCTGTCCGCGCCACCATCAGGCGCGCAGGTTGCCTCAGCACCGCTGGCGGTCAGCGTGCAGACCCTGGAGCCATTCGAACTGGTGGTGCTGCGCAAGCGCGGCGCGTTCGACGACCTGGATCGCGGCTTCGGCCGGATCGTGGCCTGGGCGGCGCGCGCCGGCCTCGTCGACAGTCTGCAGTGTTTGGCAGGATTGCCGCTGAGCGATCACCGCGACGTCCCCGCGCACATGCATCTGTTCGAATGCGGCGTGGGCTTCGAGGCGGCGGCCACGCCCGCAGCGCCGTTGCAGCTGCGCCGTCTGGATGGCGGCCCGCATGCCGTCCTGCGCCACATCGGCACGTATGCCGGGCTGGAAGATGCACTGGACCAGCTACTGGCCGCCTGGCTGCCCGGCAGCGGTTACCTGCTGCGCGACACACCGCTGCATTACCTGTATCTGGACGACCCGGAAGAAACGCCCGAGGCGATTCTGCGCGCCGATATTCGGGTGCCGGTGGTGGCGATCGAAAAGCGCGGTTAA
- the cobU gene encoding bifunctional adenosylcobinamide kinase/adenosylcobinamide-phosphate guanylyltransferase: MRQLILGGARSGKSALAERLAASAAQHVCYVATAQAFDEEMQQRIAHHRSQRPPHWHCVEEPVALAATLAALAAPDHCVLVDCLTLWLSNLLGHPDACAFAREREALLATLPQLPGQIVLVSNEVGQGVVPLGELTRRFVDEAGRLHQALALQCERVVFVVAGLPMVLKGEQL; encoded by the coding sequence ATGCGGCAGTTGATTCTCGGTGGTGCGCGCTCGGGCAAGAGCGCATTGGCCGAACGCCTCGCCGCCAGCGCGGCGCAGCACGTGTGCTATGTGGCCACCGCGCAGGCGTTCGATGAGGAAATGCAGCAGCGCATTGCCCATCACCGCAGCCAGCGCCCGCCGCACTGGCACTGCGTGGAAGAGCCCGTCGCGTTGGCCGCCACGCTGGCCGCGCTGGCTGCGCCCGACCACTGCGTGTTGGTCGATTGCCTGACGCTGTGGTTGAGCAACCTGCTCGGCCACCCGGATGCGTGCGCGTTTGCGCGCGAACGCGAGGCACTGCTCGCAACGCTGCCGCAGTTGCCCGGGCAGATCGTGCTGGTCAGCAACGAGGTGGGGCAGGGCGTCGTGCCACTGGGCGAACTCACGCGTCGATTTGTCGACGAGGCCGGCCGGTTGCATCAGGCATTGGCGCTACAGTGCGAGCGGGTGGTGTTTGTCGTGGCAGGTTTGCCGATGGTGTTGAAGGGAGAACAGCTGTGA